A window of Halobacillus naozhouensis genomic DNA:
CGTTCTTTGCGAGCGAGGAGGCTCAGCGCAAGCGCGCGGAAAGCGTAGTGTATTTCCGATGCCGTATGTTATGACGTTGTTTATAGTTTTTGTGTCAAAAACAACAACCTTTTGAAAACAGTCTATTCTTAAGAGAAGGGGGGCTGGAAAAGACAGACAGTTTTCTAGAAAGTCTGCTTTGATCCATGGTAAGATGAAGCTTAGGAGGGGGATAAAATGATGGAGTGGAATAATCGTGTGACCGAAACATTAGGCATTACTTATCCTATTATACAAGGGGGATTGGCACACTTAGCGTATGCTGAATTAGCGGCTGCCGTTTCGAATGCTGGAGGACTTGGCCAGATCACAGCTATGAGTATGGGTCGTCCTGCAGAACTTCGTGAAGAAATACATAAATTAAGACAATTGACCCGTCAATCGTTTGGCGTTAATTTTGCGATTGGTCAGCATGGGCGTCCTTTTGAAGAAATGGTACAAGTTGCGATCGATGAAGAAGTGCCGGTTATTTCTGTTACAGGAGGAAATCCTAAACCTGTCATTGATATGGTGAAAGACACACCGATTAAGGTACTAGTGTTAGTAGCTGCAAAACGGCAGGCAGAGAAAGCAGAAGAACTGGGAGCAGATGCAGTGATGGTTGTGGGACACGAAGGTGGGGGGCACTTAGGAAGAGCAGATACGAGTACGCTCATCCTCACCCCGCAAGTGGTTGAGTCTGTATCCATTCCTGTCATTGCCTCAGGAGGAATCAGTGACGGGAAGGGCTTGATGGCCGCTTTAGCGTTAGGCGCTGAGGGAATTGAAATGGGTACACGGTTTATTGCTACGAAAGAATGCGTACATGCAAATGACACCTATAAGCGTGCTCTCGTTGAATCCGATGAGAGTTCCACCGTCGTGATTAAGCGTTCGCTGGGGATGCCGGCACGGGCTTTGAAAAATTCCTGGACAGAACAAATTTTAGAGTTGGAAAAAAACACTCCAGGTTATGAGGGATTAAAGTCGTACATTAGTGGAGAAGCGAATAAACGGTATATCCATGAAGGCGAAGAGGATGGTTTTGCCTGGGCCGGCCAGGTCGCTGCTCGTATTCAGGATGTGCCTTCCGTTGCAGAGTTAATGGACAGAATTATAGAAGAAGCTGAAGCGATTCGGGGCAAATGGTCTAACTAGAAAGGTGGCTTTACCATGAGTTATAACTATCCTATAGATGAAACCTATTGGTCAAAAGAAGAAATTATTGATGTCGTCAATTTTTACTCATTAGTAGAACAAGCTTACGAATCAAGTGTTAAGCAGGATGAGTTATTACTCGCTTATACGAGATTTAAGCAAATTGTGCCTTCAAAAAGTGAAGAAAAACAGCTTTGCGGGAAGTTTGAGAAAGAGTCTGGCTATTCCTGTTATCGCACGGTCAAACAAGCCAAATCAGCCTCAACAGGTGAGAAGATTACCATGTCATAGCTAGAAGAACGGCGGGGTTTACTGATAACCTCGCCGTTCTTCTTGTTTAATTAGAATGTTTAGCATACCTGTACAGGGGCTCGAGTGTCTGGAATGTATCTCGGCACAGGTGAATAAACGCATCAGGATCTGTTAATTGATCATCATCCTGGCTAAGGTGAATCCCACAAAGAATTTCAGCTTTTTTTACCTCTGTCAGTCGTGTGAACATGGCCGCAAATTTTTCATCGCTCATTTCTCCCTGTACAAAAGCATCTGGCTTTGTATGGTCTGTTGACCAGACGAAATGGTCGGGTATGATATTCTTGATCTCCTTTTTATGTTGAAGCAGCGTTTCGCCAAAGGCCTCTTTTACCGGATTTTCATAAATCACCGCAAACCAAATAAACACATGACTTTCCCACATGCCGATTTGAAAGTGGGGAAGCTTTTTGTATCCGCGTTTATTTGAAGCAAGGGCCGCCCACGTATCATTCGGAGGATTCGTTGTTCTTCTGGCATGCTTAGCGACATGGACGAACATTTCATCGCCGGTCATCGCGGTAACATCAGGCGCGAGCTCCGTAGCAATCGCATCAAGCTTAGGAGAGATTCGTTCTCTTAACTCTTCCATCCTTTCCTCAAGTCCTGGTATGGAAAATACATCAAAATCTTTTTGACTGAAACCTGTAAAGTCACTCATGTTCTCACTCCTCTATATTCTAATGGAAGTTTATCATATAAGCGGAATATGTCTAAGCAAAGTGTTTAAATGGTTTGGATTATAGTAAAATGGGTTATTTATAGAGTAAACTTACAGGGCTTTAGGACATATATATAAGTAAGGGTTGGAAGGGGAGGAAAGAGCAGTGAAACATGTAATGGAAGCGTTGCGTAAAAAAGAAGCTGAAGAAAGGCTCCCAGTCATCCGTTTAGAAATTGATTATGAATTAGTCACTTTGCATGATGCAATGCTAGCTCAAGATCAAGAGCAGATCGACGCCTGTAAAGTGAGACTAGCTAAACTTCGTCAACAGTTATTGGAATGGTCATCTTAAAAAAGAGCAGCGGAGCCGTTGCTCTTTTTCACCTTCAGCTATCGAAAAGCCTCTTATTAAAATCCCATGACCTGTCACTGTAGTCTCTTCAAGTGGTAGAACGTACTTTTTATCCCTGAGAGATGCTTTCCTAGTTTTTGCTAATTGTGTGCAGTTCATGCATGGATCTGATACGATATAGGGATACTACCATTTGAAGGAGCTTTCCAAGATGGATAAATTACAACGAACAAACTTATATAAGCAGGCTAAAGAATGGGTCCTTGAAGCAGGACAACGAATACGGGAAACGATCGATGATCCAAGAACGATTCAAACAAAGTCCAATGCGAATGATCTTGTCACAGAAATGGATCAGGAAACAGAGCAGTTTTTTGCTGGGATGATCAGAAAGCTATACCCTGATCACCATGTATTTGGTGAAGAAGGGTTTGGAGATGAAATTACCAGTTTAGAGGGGACGGTTTGGATTATTGATCCTATCGACGGAACGATGAATTTCGTCCATCAGAAGCGAAACTTTGCGATCTCTGTCGGTATATATGAGGATGGAGTAGGCGAGATTGGTCTTATTTATAACGTGATGGAAGATACGATCTACACAGCTGTACGCGGAGAAGGAGCGTATAAAAATCATCATCGTCTCGCCCAGTTACCTGAGGAAAAACAGTTAAAACAGGCGATCTTTGCTTTAAATACAACGTGGATGCTGCCGGAGAACCCGTTTATTTCCCATAAAGGTGTCCATGAGCTTGTCAAAACGTTAAGAAGCACGCGTACTTACGGATCAGCTGCATTAGAATTCGCGTTTGTGGCTGAGGGAATCATCGATGGTTATTTAACGATGACGCTCATGCCATGGGACATCGCAGCTGGCATGGTTATTTTAAAGGAAGTCGGAGGTACGGTGACGACAGCGGATGGTCAGGATATCGATATGCTTCATCAAACGACGATCTTAGCCTGTCATCCTAAACTTCACAGTGATGTCATTGGAGAATTTGTTGACTTGAAGCAATAGAAAAAGCTGCCCCGGTGAGGCAGCTTTTTCTTATGCGTTTTGTTGCTTTCTTTTTTTAGATAAGCCAAAGCCCATAATGGCAAAGCCGGCCAGAAACAATAACACGGCCAGCCAGAACAACTGCTGACCGATAGCGAATCCGACCAGGACAAAAGATAAAATGACAAAGAAGGCAAGTCCAAACATATTCCAATTCATGATCTATGTTCACCCCATTCCCTTTCATTATAATAGAAAACAGTTGGAAAGGAAACGAAACCATCTAGAAAAAGAACAGTGGCATTGGAAGTGATGATTTAGTATGATGGATGGGGAGATGAGAAAGATGGTAAAGGGGGTTCATCCATATGGAGAATACGTCCACTTTAACGGTGCCTGCAGATTTATGGCCTGTGGCTGACTTCTTTTTTAGGGGACTGGGTAGTGAAGTGAATTTGGATAACGAAGCGGAAGTCGCTGTGTTGTTTCGCTCGTTTTTTCTCTTATATTTAACAGTCGTAGCCTTAGCTATTGCTACATTTAAACTGGGTTTTGCCAGAAAACTGCCCCTCGCAAAATCGATTGTCGTGTACGCGGTACTTGTTGTAGGGACCTTTATACTTACTTTGATTTTAGGCTTGAATTTACCGATTGCCGAAAGTTTAATGGTGGCAGCGTTAATTCTAGGTGTCTACCGCTTACGGCTTCATAAAGAGCGGAGCGGACGGGAAAGCCGCCAGTCATAAACAAAGCCCTGACTTCAAATCGTCAGGGCTTTGTTCTATCTTGTATTACGATAAATGCTTCTCGCGTTTTCGTTCCCGATTAAAGCGGAAATTACCTGTTTGTAAACGTTTCTCAGTGTTTTCTTTAATGCGATCGTGACAGGACGGACACATATACGTGTGAATCCTGCGGTTTCGTAAACGTTTCGCCTGTAAAGAATAGCTGTCAATTTTCTCAATAGTATCGCAAAGTACACATTTTACACGCATGTCCTCACCTCAATCCTTCCACTATGACTTTATGATAACATGTTTAGCCGAATCACGCATTTTTCTTTTAGTGTACATGTTTTAAGTGAATGAATTGAGGGAATATAATGGGTAGTAGAACAGAAAGGATGATTTGATGAAGAAACGATGGATATTTACTGCAGTAGGAGCAGCAGCTGGAGGAACCTTAGCTTATTTTATGAAAGACGAGGATAACCGTCAGCGAGTCAAGGATAAAGCGAAAACGGTACAGGCTAATTTTATGCAGGACGGACAAAAGGCTGACATGCCTGTAGAAGAAGCCGGGCAGCCAGAAGAAGTTTCTAACATGGAAAATTCTAAAATGGTTTCTGAGGGATCCCAATTTGGCGTCCAATACTATAATGAACTGACTGAAAAAGAGCGGGAAATTTTAGAAAAAAGCAACAGCTAAATCCATATGGATTTAGCTGTTTTTGGTCATGGGCGGACTTGAAAGGCAGACATTGATTACTGTTCTTTAGATTGCTTTTCTTGAAGTTGTTTAATCTTTTCCTTATCTTCTTTAGGAACAGATTCTTTGTTTGGATCCTGAGATTCAGGCTGATCTTCTATCGGTCGTTCCGGCATATAACGAGCGACGATTTGGCTCAGTTCTTCGGTTATGGCTTGGACAGGGTGTCCTTGTGAAATTTTTTCACCGAGCCCGCGCAAGCGTTCGACACCATCTGCATCCGCAATTACGATTGCTTCTTTCCCATAGGGGTCATGCTTCAGGGCTTCGGCTACAGAAAATTTAATCATCCCGACACGTGCACGGTCCAGGTCCTTATCGACATCGATACCGACTGCTGCATAAGATCCAAGAACAACTGCTGTGGCATCATGAACGCCAGGTTCCTCAACGGCTATTTTGGCTAAGTGACTAGCTGTTTTCTGATTGGACATATTTGGCTGCTCGACTGGATCTGAATCAGTTACATATTTCATTTCCGAGTTGCCACCCTGATCCTCTTGAAGCAATTGCTTTTCACCTGTCTGCTGGCATGCGGACAAGCAGAGCAGGCCGATTATTAATAGTATTGTTTTCATACGAAACACTCACTTTTTTTAATTAGCTTGTGGTTAATGTGAGTGTTTTATACGCAAAAAGGACAGCTTGCCCGCTGTCCCTTTGTCATCATTCAAAAATTATTTTTTTAATCCCTGTAATAGGAGCATCTTTATTGGACCCATCCTTGAAATACAGGTGGACTGGTCCATCTTCTTTTAATGGTTTTCCTGCTTTTGAGAATAATAAAAGCGACTCGCCTAACTCGTCAGCGTCAATTGAATGGTCTCCATCATCTGTTACTAACACAGCAGAAGTCACTTTCGGGTCCGGTTCACTCGTATGAATGAATGGTTTGATAGGCATTAAAAAAGTTTCTGTTTTTATGAGTTCTTTCTCCGCTCGCGTGAGGCTTTTGTTCACCGGCGGGTTGATTTTCTGCTGATACATTTCACGATCGAAGCGTAGTGATTTTCTTTTTAACTCGTCTTCCGCTTCTTCTTCACGGGAAGAAGCTTGTGAATTATGGAACACTTCATCATAAGTAAGTTTTCGGTCATCGAAAATCCAGACTGTTGGATCAAGGGTAATTGGGAATTTCACCTGACCTGATATTTGTACTATCAAGTGATGCGCCACCTTTCCTATTAAAAATCTTGCCTTATTAATCATAGCAAAAAATGAGAAAGTTTTCATTTCTGGGAGGGTTACTTATGGAGGAAAAAATATCAACGACTACCTTGGAAGAATGGCTTGAGAACGTCAAACCGTTCGCCTATGATGGTCAGCTTGCTGATTATATACCGGCACTGGCGAAACAAGATCCGGAAGACTTAGCCGTTTCGATTTATTATTTAGACGGTGATTGCGTCCATGCCGGCGACGTTGAGTCCTGTTTTACTTTGCAAAGTATTTCGAAAGTCATCGCCCTGGCTCTCGCCTTGATTGATAATGGGGAAGATTATGTTTTCGAACGCGTTGGGATGGAACCGACCGGAGATCCGTTTCATTCGATTTATCGACTGGAACAACATCGGCCTTCAAAACCGCTTAATCCGATGATTAATGCTGGAGCGCTGGCTGTTTCGAATATGATTCACGGTCAGACCCCGGACGAGAAAGTTGGCAGGCTGCTTAGCTTCATCCATGAAATGACAGATGACCATTCAATTCGGTTTAACAGTGAAGTGGCTTCCTCTGAATTCGAAACGGCATTCTTAAATCGCTCATTGCTCTATTATTTAAAGCAGCATAAAGTGGTGACAGGAAGTGTAGAAGAGACACTCGATGCCTATACAAAGCAATGCTCTGTTGAACTGAATGTGCGGCATTTATCAAAGATTGGAGCACTGTTTGCTAATGAAGGCCGAGATTTGAATTCAGGCAGACAAATTATTCCTAAGCACTTTGCCAGAATATGCAAAACGTTCATGGTCACGTGCGGAATGTATGATGCTTCTGGTTCGTTTGCCATTAAAGTAGGTATACCAGCTAAAAGTGGTGTATCAGGCGGCGTGATGGGTTCTCTTAACGGTTTTGGCGGCATTGCTGTTTATGGGCCGGCCCTTGATTCAAAAGGTAATAGTGTCGTTGGGTTGAAACTGCTTGAAATGTTGTCGAACCGCTACGACCTTTCGATTTTTTAGTCAAATCCCCAATAGTTAGTTGCAATTTTTTAAATGAAACGATACTATTAATAAAAGAAAGTTTGTTACTGGAGGGGATCTTAATGTTGTCTGATGTGGCTGTGGATCATCGTGAAAAGGCCTACGCCCTTCTAAAAGCTGATGCTGATAAAATTTTACGATTAATAAAAGTACAAATGGACAACTTGACTATGCCTCAGTGTCCGTTATATGAGGAAGTTCTAGATACACAAATGTTTGGGTTGTCACGTGAGATACATTTTGCTGTGCGCTTGCACTTAATCAGTGAAGAGGAAGGCAAAGCTATACTGGATAACTTAGAAAAACAACTCAATGTTTTACATGAAGCTGCTCAGAATTCGTGACGAAAGAACTCAAATTGCGACGTATTTGTTGTAATTTGAGTTTTTTTGTATCCGTTAGCGCTTTCATGCATTTAAATAGACAGAATTGTCATATAAGAAGGAATTGTGACAACTTTTATAGAAAATATACATAGTAGGGATGAATGATATGTTACAACGATTGAAAACCTATGACTTCACATTGCTTTTTGCCCCTATTGCTTTAGTATCTTTCGGCACTGTCATGGTTTATAGTGCGAGTATGGTGTACGGGCCGGTTGTTCTTGATGTTCCCAGTAATCATTATTTGTTGAAACAATTACAATGGATGGTACTCGGAATTATCATGCTATTCTTTATGTCCGTCTTCCCATACCGACACTTTAAACGACTGGCAAAAGCAACCGTGCTGCTCATGGTCATCTTATTAGTCGGTTTGTTTATTTTCGGGAGTGAGGTCAATAATTCATTATCCTGGTATGACCTTGGCCCGTTAAGTTTTCAGCCGGCTGAGTTTGTCAAGATTGGCATAATTATTTACCTGGCATCTGTGTATGCCAACAAGCAGGAGTACATTGGGAATTTTCCTAAAGCTGTGCTGCCGCCACTCGTTATTATTTCGGTACTGCTCGGGTTAATCATTATGCAGCCAGATATCGGTTCGGCCGCGATTATCGGGATGCTTGCCAGTATCATGATTATGAGTTCAGGGATTAAAGGTAGGCACATCCTGCTGCTCGTTGTAGTGACCGCTGGTATTCTTATCATGGCAGGATCACAGCTTGTAACGGAAGAAAGGATTAACCGTTTTTCAGGTGCTTACCAGCCATTTGAAGCTCCGGAAAGTGATGGGTATCATTTGATTCAATCGTATGTTGCCATTGCTACAGGAGGGTTAACAGGTGTCGGGTTGGGACAAGGTGTACAAAAACTGGGTTACTTACCAGAACCGCATACCGATTTTATTATGGCGGTTATTGCAGAAGAACTGGGTTTTATAGGTGTTGTGATTACAGTAGGTTTATTAGCTACCATTGTATTAAGAGGTTTGTACATATCGTGGCGCTGTAAAGATGCATTTGGATCTTTACTCGCCCTCGGAATCTCCTCGTTATTTGCTATTCAGTCCTTTATCAATTTAGGGGCGATGAGCGGTCTTCTGCCAATTACAGGTGTGACGCTGCCGCTTGTAAGCTATGGAGGTTCCTCGCTGGTCATCATGATGATATCTTTGGGGATTCTTAACAACATTGCAAGGACTGTAAAAGTTAGAGAAGAAGAAAGGCAGGAAACGTACGAACCAGAAAGGGAACCAGTACCTCGTACAAGACAACAAGGAGTGAGATCATGGAATTGAAGAAAATTGACAAGGTTTTAGTAGCCAACCGTGGAGAAATTGCCATTCGTGTTTTCCGTGCCTGTACTGAATTGAATATCCGTACAGTAGCTGTCTACTCACAGGAAGATACAGGTTCTTACCACAGGTATAAGGCGGATGAAGCCTACCTGATTGGGGAAGGGAAGAAGCCGATCGATGCTTATTTGGATATCGAAGGGATTATTGAAACAGCTAAAAGCGTCGGAGTAGATGCGATTCATCCCGGCTATGGTTTTCTATCAGAAAATATCGACTTTGCCAGAAGGTGTGAAGAAGAAGGGATTATCTTTATCGGGCCTACCAGCGAACATCTCAATATGTTCGGCGATAAAGTAAAGGCAAGAGATCAGGCTGTCCAGGCTGATATCCCAGTGATTCCTGGAAGTGATGGTCCAGTAGCAGGCATCCAGGAAGTCAGCGATTTTGGGGATCAGAATGGATATCCTTTAATGATTAAAGCAGCGATGGGAGGCGGAGGTCGCGGCATGCGGATTGTCCGCAGTGCTGAGAATCTCCAGGATGCTTATGATCGTGCCCGTTCTGAAGCTAAAGCGGCTTTTGGAAGTGATGAAGTTTATGTGGAGAAACTTGTAGAAGAGCCTAAACATATTGAAGTGCAAATTCTTGGTGATTTTGATGGTCAGATCGTTCACTTATATGAGCGGGATTGTTCCGTGCAGCGCCGCCATCAGAAGGTGGTTGAAGTGGCGCCCAGTGTATCACTTCCAGAGGGGTTAAGAGAAAGAATTTGTGATGCGGCCGTTACCCTCATGAACAATGTGAATTACGTGAACGCAGGTACTGTGGAGTTTCTCGTGTCTGGTGATGAATTTTATTTCATTGAAGTGAATCCACGTGTTCAAGTAGAACATACGATTACGGAAATGATCACAGGTGTTGACATCGTACAGACCCAAATATTGATCGCAGAAGGTCATCACCTTCACAGTGCCCAAGTAGGGATTCCTGGCCAGGAAGATATCCGTACACACGGCTATGCGATTCAATCCCGTGTAACGACGGAGGATCCGCTTAATAATTTCATGCCGGACACCGGCAAAATTATGGCTTACCGGACCGGTGGTGGATTTGGGGTGCGCCTTGATGCCGGTAATGGGTACCAGGGGGCTGTCATTTCACCTTACTATGATTCCCTTCTTGTGAAACTATCAACATGGGCTCTGACATTCGATCAGGCCGCACATAAAATGGTACGTAACTTGAAAGAATTCAGAATCCGCGGAATTAAAACGAACATTCCATTCTTAGAAAATGTTATTCAGCACAGCCAATTCCAATCAGGTGTTTACAATACGACCTTTATTGATCGATCGCCGGAACTGTTTGTTTTTCCTAAGCGAAAAGACCGTGGAACGAAGATGCTGAGCTATATTGCTGATCGCACA
This region includes:
- a CDS encoding YhcN/YlaJ family sporulation lipoprotein, which produces MKTILLIIGLLCLSACQQTGEKQLLQEDQGGNSEMKYVTDSDPVEQPNMSNQKTASHLAKIAVEEPGVHDATAVVLGSYAAVGIDVDKDLDRARVGMIKFSVAEALKHDPYGKEAIVIADADGVERLRGLGEKISQGHPVQAITEELSQIVARYMPERPIEDQPESQDPNKESVPKEDKEKIKQLQEKQSKEQ
- a CDS encoding DUF5325 family protein, which codes for MNWNMFGLAFFVILSFVLVGFAIGQQLFWLAVLLFLAGFAIMGFGLSKKRKQQNA
- the glsA gene encoding glutaminase A — encoded protein: MEEKISTTTLEEWLENVKPFAYDGQLADYIPALAKQDPEDLAVSIYYLDGDCVHAGDVESCFTLQSISKVIALALALIDNGEDYVFERVGMEPTGDPFHSIYRLEQHRPSKPLNPMINAGALAVSNMIHGQTPDEKVGRLLSFIHEMTDDHSIRFNSEVASSEFETAFLNRSLLYYLKQHKVVTGSVEETLDAYTKQCSVELNVRHLSKIGALFANEGRDLNSGRQIIPKHFARICKTFMVTCGMYDASGSFAIKVGIPAKSGVSGGVMGSLNGFGGIAVYGPALDSKGNSVVGLKLLEMLSNRYDLSIF
- a CDS encoding YktB family protein encodes the protein MSDFTGFSQKDFDVFSIPGLEERMEELRERISPKLDAIATELAPDVTAMTGDEMFVHVAKHARRTTNPPNDTWAALASNKRGYKKLPHFQIGMWESHVFIWFAVIYENPVKEAFGETLLQHKKEIKNIIPDHFVWSTDHTKPDAFVQGEMSDEKFAAMFTRLTEVKKAEILCGIHLSQDDDQLTDPDAFIHLCRDTFQTLEPLYRYAKHSN
- a CDS encoding inositol monophosphatase family protein gives rise to the protein MDKLQRTNLYKQAKEWVLEAGQRIRETIDDPRTIQTKSNANDLVTEMDQETEQFFAGMIRKLYPDHHVFGEEGFGDEITSLEGTVWIIDPIDGTMNFVHQKRNFAISVGIYEDGVGEIGLIYNVMEDTIYTAVRGEGAYKNHHRLAQLPEEKQLKQAIFALNTTWMLPENPFISHKGVHELVKTLRSTRTYGSAALEFAFVAEGIIDGYLTMTLMPWDIAAGMVILKEVGGTVTTADGQDIDMLHQTTILACHPKLHSDVIGEFVDLKQ
- a CDS encoding UPF0223 family protein — protein: MSYNYPIDETYWSKEEIIDVVNFYSLVEQAYESSVKQDELLLAYTRFKQIVPSKSEEKQLCGKFEKESGYSCYRTVKQAKSASTGEKITMS
- a CDS encoding NAD(P)H-dependent flavin oxidoreductase; this translates as MEWNNRVTETLGITYPIIQGGLAHLAYAELAAAVSNAGGLGQITAMSMGRPAELREEIHKLRQLTRQSFGVNFAIGQHGRPFEEMVQVAIDEEVPVISVTGGNPKPVIDMVKDTPIKVLVLVAAKRQAEKAEELGADAVMVVGHEGGGHLGRADTSTLILTPQVVESVSIPVIASGGISDGKGLMAALALGAEGIEMGTRFIATKECVHANDTYKRALVESDESSTVVIKRSLGMPARALKNSWTEQILELEKNTPGYEGLKSYISGEANKRYIHEGEEDGFAWAGQVAARIQDVPSVAELMDRIIEEAEAIRGKWSN
- the ftsW gene encoding putative lipid II flippase FtsW, with the translated sequence MLQRLKTYDFTLLFAPIALVSFGTVMVYSASMVYGPVVLDVPSNHYLLKQLQWMVLGIIMLFFMSVFPYRHFKRLAKATVLLMVILLVGLFIFGSEVNNSLSWYDLGPLSFQPAEFVKIGIIIYLASVYANKQEYIGNFPKAVLPPLVIISVLLGLIIMQPDIGSAAIIGMLASIMIMSSGIKGRHILLLVVVTAGILIMAGSQLVTEERINRFSGAYQPFEAPESDGYHLIQSYVAIATGGLTGVGLGQGVQKLGYLPEPHTDFIMAVIAEELGFIGVVITVGLLATIVLRGLYISWRCKDAFGSLLALGISSLFAIQSFINLGAMSGLLPITGVTLPLVSYGGSSLVIMMISLGILNNIARTVKVREEERQETYEPEREPVPRTRQQGVRSWN
- a CDS encoding YlaI family protein codes for the protein MRVKCVLCDTIEKIDSYSLQAKRLRNRRIHTYMCPSCHDRIKENTEKRLQTGNFRFNRERKREKHLS
- a CDS encoding YlaH-like family protein, producing MENTSTLTVPADLWPVADFFFRGLGSEVNLDNEAEVAVLFRSFFLLYLTVVALAIATFKLGFARKLPLAKSIVVYAVLVVGTFILTLILGLNLPIAESLMVAALILGVYRLRLHKERSGRESRQS
- a CDS encoding DUF1507 family protein, producing MLSDVAVDHREKAYALLKADADKILRLIKVQMDNLTMPQCPLYEEVLDTQMFGLSREIHFAVRLHLISEEEGKAILDNLEKQLNVLHEAAQNS